A stretch of the Streptococcus suis genome encodes the following:
- a CDS encoding TetR/AcrR family transcriptional regulator yields the protein MDRRIAKTRKAIFQAFLSLLNEKGYDDMRVQDVIDKADVGRSTFYAHYASKEALLEELCHDLFHHLFTGREDSDVTVLLAHIFKHFRTNQDRVASLLLSRNTYFLKELETELKHDIYPKVMEDYMQDKRSLPEDLLLHFVVTTFVETVSWWLKQRKKVDEVTLTTYFLKLLA from the coding sequence GCCTATTAAACGAAAAAGGGTACGATGACATGCGTGTGCAGGATGTCATTGATAAGGCAGATGTTGGCCGTTCTACTTTTTACGCCCATTATGCCAGTAAGGAAGCTCTTTTGGAAGAACTCTGTCATGACCTATTTCATCATTTGTTTACAGGTCGTGAAGATAGTGATGTAACAGTTTTGCTGGCGCATATTTTCAAACATTTTCGGACAAATCAAGACCGAGTAGCTAGCCTCTTGTTATCACGCAATACCTATTTTTTAAAGGAATTAGAGACAGAGCTCAAACACGATATTTATCCAAAAGTGATGGAAGATTACATGCAGGATAAACGGAGTCTTCCAGAGGACCTATTGCTGCATTTTGTTGTCACTACTTTTGTGGAAACCGTCAGCTGGTGGCTAAAACAACGTAAAAAGGTAGATGAAGTGACCTTGACAACTTACTTTTTGAAATTATTAGCCTAA
- a CDS encoding methyltransferase domain-containing protein, producing the protein MLRPLHMAHAFLDEILTDQDLAVDGTMGNGHDTLFLAQRAGKVVAFDIQEQALNTTAEKLEKAGLTNAQLVLTGHESLDQFVDQCKAAIFNLGYLPSADKSVITLPETTLQAIKKVLDRLVVGGRLAIMIYYGHEGGAVEKDAVLDFVSQLDQAVFTAMLYKPLNQVNTPPFLVMIERINNN; encoded by the coding sequence ATGCTTAGACCATTACATATGGCACATGCCTTTTTAGATGAGATTTTAACAGACCAAGACCTTGCTGTCGATGGGACTATGGGAAATGGACATGACACCTTATTTTTAGCTCAGCGAGCAGGAAAGGTCGTGGCATTTGATATTCAGGAACAAGCCTTGAACACAACGGCTGAAAAACTAGAAAAAGCTGGCTTGACCAATGCCCAATTGGTTTTGACAGGACACGAAAGCCTAGATCAGTTTGTGGATCAATGTAAGGCAGCTATTTTTAATCTTGGCTACCTACCTTCAGCGGATAAGTCAGTCATTACCTTGCCTGAAACCACCCTTCAAGCCATCAAAAAAGTCCTAGATCGACTGGTTGTTGGTGGTCGTCTTGCTATCATGATTTATTATGGCCACGAGGGTGGAGCAGTAGAAAAGGATGCGGTCTTAGACTTTGTCAGCCAGCTGGACCAGGCCGTCTTTACTGCCATGCTTTATAAACCGCTGAACCAAGTCAATACTCCACCGTTTTTGGTGATGATAGAACGTATCAACAACAATTAA
- a CDS encoding sodium:proton antiporter, which produces MTSFVQIIIFLILLVISNTIYRLNPKFPLPFIQVLLGVGAGLLFGVGNLTLDPSLFLALVIAPLNFREGQQSNVDDLMENWKVIAFLIFPLVFLTALGIGTLAGYLLPVEVPLSASFALGAALAPTDAVAFLVLSNRFAFPKRLETILTLEGLLNDASGLVVFQFAILALTTGSFSFVSAGTQFVWALVGGMLAGFFLAFGHRGLVSLLEKLDAADIPGVLLLELSLPLLAYFVATYIGGSGIIAVVIAGLFQSKQLKKMTLFDARVNRVNQIVWDTLNFSLNGLVFLVFGYEFTRIIQPALRNPLISNGHLLGIVILLTISLFLLRFIGLLCLNAYRKARSSKSVYSVHELGILTFSGIKGSVSIATILLLPEFDSLIYSLILFTVGMVTLLSFLAGLFVLPRIAKQKNESPILEGSVRISILQVVVNELELDIEDAANPNGIYIVIGQYYRRIEHLHRQLMSVDMLKEVASLRLKLVEIEQKGLETAFAKEHLSLSSYRHYQNYLRTLEQDINRDLVPTFKYLWLISRRVINKWYHEWISIGTSLRKRNQDATAQKNEYDPALSELFLANTAVIIQFLEKNQLRFSAEYIQQLKEFYLYQAQLIHAGIKVEDVIGRMKPESLDDLLRGYYLERKVVAEYEKYGHLSQMAAKQMRRNINQLESYALTEFDYF; this is translated from the coding sequence ATTACAAGTTTTGTTCAAATCATTATATTTTTAATCCTATTAGTTATTTCCAATACCATTTATCGATTAAATCCCAAATTTCCACTTCCATTTATTCAAGTTTTATTGGGAGTTGGTGCAGGTCTACTATTTGGAGTCGGGAATCTCACCCTAGATCCTTCATTGTTCCTTGCTTTAGTTATTGCTCCCTTAAACTTTAGAGAGGGTCAGCAAAGTAATGTCGATGACTTGATGGAAAATTGGAAAGTTATTGCCTTCCTAATTTTTCCGTTGGTCTTTTTAACAGCCTTGGGAATCGGAACGTTGGCTGGCTACTTATTACCAGTAGAGGTTCCTCTCTCTGCAAGTTTTGCCCTTGGGGCTGCACTTGCGCCGACTGATGCTGTAGCCTTTTTAGTGTTATCAAATCGCTTTGCTTTTCCAAAACGATTAGAAACCATTTTGACCCTAGAGGGCTTGCTGAATGATGCGAGTGGACTTGTTGTTTTTCAATTTGCTATTTTGGCTTTAACAACTGGTAGTTTTTCCTTCGTGAGCGCAGGTACTCAGTTTGTATGGGCACTTGTTGGAGGAATGCTGGCAGGTTTCTTCCTTGCTTTTGGTCATCGTGGTTTGGTTTCATTACTTGAAAAACTGGATGCAGCCGATATTCCTGGAGTCCTGTTGCTCGAACTTTCATTACCCTTACTGGCTTATTTTGTGGCTACCTATATTGGTGGTTCTGGAATTATTGCAGTGGTCATTGCAGGTCTGTTTCAATCGAAGCAGTTGAAAAAAATGACTTTGTTTGATGCGCGTGTGAATCGTGTGAACCAAATTGTTTGGGATACTCTAAATTTCTCATTGAATGGGTTGGTTTTTCTTGTTTTTGGGTACGAATTTACTCGAATCATTCAGCCTGCTTTGAGGAATCCATTGATTAGTAATGGTCACTTGTTAGGGATAGTTATTCTCTTAACCATTAGTCTGTTTCTGCTACGCTTTATTGGTTTACTCTGCTTGAATGCTTATCGAAAAGCAAGGTCTTCTAAGAGTGTTTATAGTGTGCATGAGCTGGGGATTCTAACATTTTCAGGGATAAAAGGGTCGGTCTCTATTGCTACGATTTTGTTGTTACCAGAATTTGATAGTTTGATTTACAGTCTGATTCTATTTACTGTCGGAATGGTGACCCTGTTGAGTTTTTTGGCGGGCTTATTCGTTTTACCAAGGATTGCAAAACAGAAGAACGAGTCTCCAATTTTAGAAGGTTCTGTCCGAATCTCTATTCTGCAAGTGGTGGTCAACGAATTGGAACTGGATATTGAGGATGCCGCAAATCCAAATGGTATTTATATTGTAATTGGTCAATATTATAGGCGGATAGAACATCTTCATCGTCAGCTGATGTCTGTAGACATGCTGAAAGAGGTGGCCAGTTTAAGGTTGAAATTGGTAGAAATTGAACAGAAGGGGTTAGAGACTGCATTTGCGAAAGAACACCTTAGTTTGTCGTCCTACCGTCACTATCAAAACTATTTAAGAACATTGGAACAGGATATTAATCGCGACCTAGTTCCAACCTTCAAATACTTATGGCTAATCAGTCGAAGGGTCATCAATAAGTGGTATCATGAATGGATTAGTATCGGAACTAGTTTACGGAAAAGGAATCAGGATGCGACTGCTCAAAAGAATGAGTATGATCCAGCATTGTCTGAACTATTCTTGGCCAATACCGCAGTGATTATTCAATTTTTAGAAAAAAATCAGTTGAGGTTCTCTGCTGAATACATTCAGCAGCTAAAAGAATTCTACCTATACCAAGCTCAATTGATTCATGCAGGAATCAAGGTGGAAGATGTTATCGGACGGATGAAACCCGAAAGTTTAGATGATCTGTTACGAGGGTATTATTTAGAAAGAAAAGTGGTTGCAGAATATGAAAAGTATGGTCATTTATCACAAATGGCAGCCAAGCAAATGCGGCGCAATATTAACCAACTAGAAAGTTATGCGCTGACGGAGTTTGATTATTTTTAA
- a CDS encoding ABC transporter ATP-binding protein has product MILSLKHVYYKRQGKIILEDINWEFQPGERWAILGLNGAGKSTLLRILMAEFWKTSGDLTVLGVEFGKGDIPSLRTKIGVVGSFLAERFPIDLTAEQIVLTGKYKSSILYREYGQAELDEAKAMLKSIKASHLIGRTYASLSQGERQLLLIARSLMENPAILILDEATVGLDLLARERLLHHIDSICQLPNAPAIIYVTHHAEEITNNFTHVLLLKEGKVLAQGPKQEILTPALLSDFYGNQVELIELGDERLFIKPILN; this is encoded by the coding sequence ATGATTCTTTCATTAAAACATGTCTATTATAAGAGACAGGGTAAAATAATTTTAGAAGATATAAACTGGGAATTTCAACCAGGAGAACGTTGGGCAATTTTGGGTCTCAACGGTGCTGGAAAGTCAACACTCCTGCGTATTCTAATGGCAGAATTTTGGAAAACCTCTGGTGATTTGACAGTATTAGGGGTTGAATTTGGTAAAGGTGACATACCCAGTCTTCGTACGAAAATTGGTGTTGTCGGTTCTTTTCTTGCAGAACGATTTCCCATTGACCTAACTGCAGAACAAATCGTATTGACAGGTAAATATAAGTCCTCCATCCTATATCGTGAATATGGGCAAGCGGAGCTCGACGAAGCAAAAGCTATGCTTAAGTCTATTAAGGCTAGTCACCTAATTGGTCGGACTTATGCGAGCCTTTCACAGGGTGAACGCCAACTCCTGCTCATTGCCCGAAGCCTCATGGAAAATCCAGCTATTTTGATATTAGATGAAGCAACCGTTGGACTTGACCTATTGGCACGCGAGCGCCTCCTTCATCATATCGATTCTATCTGTCAACTCCCAAATGCTCCTGCCATCATCTATGTCACCCACCACGCAGAAGAAATCACAAACAACTTTACTCACGTCCTCCTTCTAAAAGAGGGGAAAGTCTTGGCACAGGGACCAAAACAAGAAATTCTAACTCCTGCCCTGCTCAGTGATTTTTATGGTAATCAAGTTGAATTGATTGAACTAGGAGATGAGCGATTGTTCATCAAGCCAATTCTTAACTAG
- a CDS encoding HlyC/CorC family transporter codes for MEDPGSQTIYLQLFILFLLTLFNAFFSASEMALVSLNRSRVEQKAAEGEKKFVRLLTVLENPNNFLSTIQVGITFISILSGASLANDLGAVFAKWMGNSATAQTAGYWLALAMLTFVSIVLGELYPKRIAMNMKENLAVVTAPVIIFLGKIVSPFVWLLSAATNLISRITPMNFDDADEQMTRDEIEYILTKSEQTLDAEEIEMLQGIFNLDEMMAREVMVPRTDAFMVDIEDDINVIMPEILRQNFSRIPVYEGDKDNIIGLIHTKKILAESFTNGFDQLNIRRIMQEPLFVPETIFVDDLLKSLRNTQNQMAILLDEYGGVSGIVTLEDLLEEIVGEIDDETDKTEIFVREIAENTFIVQGSMTLNDFNEHFDLDLSSDDVDTIAGFYLTGLGTIPSQDEKEAYELDNNGFHIVMVNDKVKNGRVTKLKILITPIHDENEEKD; via the coding sequence ATGGAAGACCCTGGTAGTCAGACCATCTATTTACAACTATTTATTTTATTCTTATTGACCTTGTTCAATGCCTTTTTCTCAGCATCTGAAATGGCTCTAGTTTCTCTTAATCGTTCGAGAGTTGAACAAAAAGCCGCAGAAGGGGAGAAGAAGTTTGTTCGTCTTTTGACGGTGTTAGAAAATCCAAACAATTTCTTATCTACGATTCAGGTCGGAATCACCTTTATTTCAATCCTTTCTGGTGCTAGCTTGGCCAATGATTTAGGGGCTGTGTTTGCAAAATGGATGGGAAATTCTGCGACAGCTCAGACAGCTGGTTACTGGCTAGCTCTGGCGATGCTGACATTTGTATCAATTGTTCTTGGTGAATTGTATCCGAAGCGAATTGCCATGAATATGAAAGAAAACTTGGCAGTTGTCACAGCACCAGTTATTATTTTTCTTGGAAAAATTGTAAGTCCTTTTGTGTGGTTGTTATCAGCTGCTACAAACTTGATTAGTCGTATTACGCCTATGAATTTCGATGATGCAGATGAGCAAATGACTCGAGATGAGATTGAGTATATTTTAACCAAGAGCGAACAAACCTTAGATGCTGAAGAAATCGAAATGCTTCAGGGAATATTCAATTTGGATGAAATGATGGCTCGTGAAGTCATGGTACCGCGTACAGATGCTTTCATGGTAGATATCGAAGATGATATTAACGTCATCATGCCAGAAATTCTTCGCCAAAATTTTTCTCGAATACCTGTTTACGAAGGAGATAAAGACAATATCATTGGCCTCATTCATACCAAAAAAATTCTTGCTGAAAGTTTCACAAATGGATTCGATCAGTTAAATATTCGCCGTATTATGCAGGAACCACTATTTGTTCCTGAGACGATTTTTGTGGATGATTTGCTGAAGTCTTTGCGAAATACTCAAAATCAAATGGCCATCTTACTAGATGAGTATGGTGGCGTATCAGGGATTGTTACCCTCGAAGACCTGCTTGAAGAAATTGTCGGGGAAATAGATGATGAAACTGACAAAACAGAAATCTTTGTGCGTGAAATTGCGGAGAATACGTTCATTGTCCAAGGCAGTATGACCTTGAATGATTTCAATGAACACTTTGATTTGGATTTGAGTAGTGATGATGTTGATACCATTGCAGGATTTTACTTGACAGGGCTTGGAACCATTCCAAGTCAGGATGAAAAAGAAGCCTACGAATTAGACAACAATGGTTTCCACATTGTGATGGTCAATGACAAAGTGAAAAATGGCCGTGTAACAAAATTGAAAATTCTCATCACCCCAATTCATGATGAGAACGAGGAGAAGGACTAG
- the pflA gene encoding pyruvate formate lyase-activating protein: protein MMTEVDYRKVTGLVHSTESFGSVDGPGVRFVVFMQGCHMRCQYCHNPDTWDLVNPAATERTAEDVLNEALRFRMFWGKEGGITVSGGEATIQIDFLIALFTLAKEKDIHTTLDTCALTFRSTERYLEKYNRLMEVTDLVLLDIKEINPEQHRVVTGHSNKTILECARYLSDIGKPVWIRHVLVPNLTDRDEDLIELGKFVKTLNNVERFEVLPYHNLGEFKWRELGRPYPLEGTKPPTRARVENAKALMETETYQEYLNRIKG from the coding sequence ATTATGACAGAGGTTGATTATCGCAAAGTAACTGGTTTGGTTCATTCAACAGAAAGTTTTGGTTCCGTTGATGGTCCTGGTGTACGTTTTGTTGTCTTTATGCAAGGTTGCCATATGCGTTGCCAATATTGCCACAATCCAGATACATGGGATTTGGTCAACCCTGCTGCGACGGAGCGTACAGCAGAGGATGTGTTAAACGAGGCACTTCGCTTTCGTATGTTTTGGGGAAAGGAAGGCGGAATAACTGTTTCTGGTGGTGAAGCTACCATTCAGATTGATTTTTTGATTGCCTTATTCACACTTGCAAAAGAAAAAGACATCCATACCACATTGGATACCTGTGCCTTAACCTTCCGTTCAACGGAGCGATATTTGGAAAAATACAATCGTCTCATGGAAGTGACAGATTTGGTGCTTCTTGATATTAAGGAAATAAATCCTGAACAACACCGAGTTGTGACTGGACACAGTAATAAAACCATTTTGGAATGTGCTCGTTATTTATCCGACATTGGAAAACCTGTTTGGATTCGTCACGTTTTGGTACCAAATTTAACTGATCGAGATGAAGATTTGATTGAGCTTGGTAAATTTGTTAAAACTTTAAACAATGTAGAACGTTTTGAGGTATTGCCATACCACAATCTTGGTGAATTTAAGTGGCGTGAACTTGGTCGTCCATATCCACTTGAGGGAACAAAACCTCCAACACGAGCTAGAGTGGAAAATGCTAAAGCCTTGATGGAGACTGAAACTTATCAAGAATATCTGAATCGAATTAAGGGATAA
- a CDS encoding beta-hexosaminidase, translating into MRKRFSIIGTGLTCLLFVGILLGLFFLGDRTEQEQTKVTTVASSYEISAREKAVSAYLNQMTLEEKVGQMIFARMPSAGQAEALETYHFGGYILFASDFEGKTLEQVKEEIASYQSLSKVPLLMASDEEGGTVTRISQLLETPFASPLELYQSGGIEVILSDAKQKTSLLKEEGIYAGFFPVADLSTDPSSFIYDRTIGQDAKTTSDYIGQLVTLLKEEQFASTLKHFPGYGDNADSHTDLVYDNRSLEELRANDFLPFKAGIEAGADSIMVSHNIVPAIDDVPSSISPEINIILRNELGFEGVIMTDDFDMQGLVQFVDQDTGALQTIQAGTDMILSSSYASQIPYIIEQVKAGTITEERIDQSVKRILGMKYDLGLIK; encoded by the coding sequence ATGAGAAAAAGATTTAGTATTATAGGGACGGGCTTAACTTGTCTCTTATTTGTAGGGATTTTATTGGGTCTGTTTTTCCTAGGGGATAGGACAGAGCAAGAGCAGACAAAGGTTACAACAGTGGCGTCCAGTTATGAAATTTCTGCTAGGGAAAAAGCTGTCTCAGCTTATCTGAACCAGATGACTCTAGAAGAAAAAGTCGGACAAATGATTTTTGCTCGAATGCCATCTGCAGGACAAGCTGAGGCATTGGAAACTTATCATTTTGGGGGCTATATATTATTTGCAAGTGATTTTGAAGGTAAGACACTGGAGCAAGTTAAAGAAGAGATTGCTTCTTATCAATCACTTTCAAAAGTGCCGCTATTAATGGCTTCAGATGAGGAAGGTGGGACGGTAACGAGGATTAGTCAACTTCTGGAAACACCTTTTGCATCGCCTTTGGAACTGTACCAATCTGGCGGCATTGAGGTGATTTTGTCGGATGCCAAGCAGAAGACAAGTCTTTTAAAGGAAGAAGGAATCTATGCAGGTTTCTTCCCTGTTGCGGATTTATCCACTGATCCATCCTCTTTTATCTACGATAGGACCATTGGACAGGATGCGAAAACCACTTCAGACTATATTGGTCAATTGGTTACATTATTGAAAGAGGAACAATTTGCTTCGACTTTGAAGCATTTCCCAGGTTATGGGGATAATGCGGATTCGCATACGGATTTGGTCTATGACAATCGTAGTTTAGAAGAATTGCGTGCCAATGATTTTCTTCCCTTTAAGGCTGGGATTGAGGCTGGTGCAGACTCTATCATGGTTAGCCACAATATCGTACCTGCCATTGATGATGTCCCATCATCCATTTCACCTGAAATCAATATAATCCTTAGGAATGAGCTTGGTTTTGAGGGTGTCATTATGACGGATGATTTTGATATGCAGGGCTTGGTCCAATTTGTTGATCAAGATACAGGTGCCTTGCAGACCATTCAAGCTGGGACAGATATGATATTGTCTTCAAGTTATGCCAGTCAAATTCCTTATATTATCGAACAAGTAAAGGCTGGAACTATTACAGAGGAACGAATTGACCAATCCGTCAAACGGATTTTGGGAATGAAATACGATCTAGGTCTAATCAAATAA
- a CDS encoding VOC family protein, translating into MYNSHFELGHVALNVRDLELQSLFYQQVLGLQVLFQSPKQIDLGVGKNTLVRLIQTEQKDEVHHSYGLYHLAIVLPSREDLGTIFRHFIDNKIPLQGASDHGYSEAIYLADTEGNGIEIYRDLPQDTWDVRPDGRIVGITEPMDAETIYALGKKADAAYQMPTGSRMGHVHLSVREIAASSRFYQEVLAIEDKFSVPSASWLASGDYHHHLAINEWGGKNLKARQEGMPGLAYYTVIYSNPEAFEATLNRAIVANLNLQRLDNTAAFVDVDGIKTKIILE; encoded by the coding sequence ATGTACAACTCACATTTTGAACTGGGCCATGTGGCCCTCAATGTCCGCGATTTAGAACTCCAAAGCTTGTTTTACCAACAAGTCTTGGGACTGCAAGTCCTCTTCCAAAGCCCTAAACAGATTGACCTTGGCGTTGGAAAAAATACCCTTGTCCGCCTGATTCAGACCGAACAGAAAGATGAAGTCCACCACAGCTACGGACTCTACCACTTGGCCATTGTCCTACCTAGCCGCGAGGACCTTGGTACCATTTTCCGCCACTTTATCGACAATAAGATTCCCCTCCAAGGCGCCAGCGACCACGGTTACAGCGAAGCCATTTACCTAGCCGACACCGAAGGCAATGGCATCGAGATTTACCGCGATCTGCCTCAAGACACTTGGGATGTCCGCCCAGACGGCCGCATCGTCGGCATTACTGAGCCTATGGATGCTGAAACGATCTATGCTTTAGGGAAAAAAGCTGACGCAGCCTATCAGATGCCAACTGGTAGTCGCATGGGCCATGTCCATCTATCTGTCCGAGAAATCGCAGCTTCTAGCCGATTTTACCAAGAGGTCCTAGCTATCGAGGATAAATTCTCCGTTCCATCTGCATCCTGGTTAGCTTCTGGCGACTACCATCACCACCTAGCTATCAACGAATGGGGAGGAAAAAATCTGAAAGCCAGACAAGAAGGCATGCCAGGACTTGCCTACTATACGGTCATCTATTCCAATCCAGAAGCTTTTGAAGCAACTTTGAATCGGGCCATTGTTGCAAACCTAAACCTTCAAAGACTAGACAATACCGCAGCTTTTGTTGATGTGGATGGCATTAAAACGAAAATCATCTTAGAATAG
- a CDS encoding transcriptional regulator: MPDYHTNNVYACPYLATQTVLSGKWNILLLHHIEDGPIRFNELHRRLDGISQATLTKQLRQLEEDGLITRKVYAQVPPKVEYELSEIGQEFRLVLEQIETFGDKYINFVKSKKSE; the protein is encoded by the coding sequence ATGCCAGATTATCATACCAATAATGTCTATGCCTGTCCTTATTTGGCTACACAAACTGTTTTGTCTGGGAAATGGAATATTTTGTTATTGCATCATATTGAGGACGGACCGATTCGGTTTAATGAATTGCATCGTAGATTGGATGGAATTTCTCAGGCAACCTTGACTAAGCAGTTGCGTCAATTAGAAGAAGACGGCTTAATTACGCGCAAAGTATATGCCCAGGTACCACCAAAAGTTGAATATGAACTGAGTGAAATTGGTCAGGAATTTAGATTGGTCTTGGAGCAAATTGAAACTTTCGGGGATAAATACATCAACTTTGTCAAATCAAAAAAATCTGAATGA
- a CDS encoding M3 family oligoendopeptidase, with product MKFSDYTYIRLDYTAIKAQFSDLTEQLAQASDLETTRTLVIATTKLLNLIDTQYNLWMIRHTIDMNDEFYNEETKFWNEYYPLFEELTTNYYRVIVQTPYKVELADILPETFFMQAENKLKTFSSDVIPLFQKENELTDEYSKLIAGAEIDFQGQTYNLAQMGPFGQSTDRDVRKAASAATTAFFESKEADFDRVYDELVKVRTEIAHKLGFKDYVEYGYLKMNRFDYNRDMVKVYREEILKHIVPIVQDLRQRQANRLQVPSLKHYDLNLEFLDGNAVPQGDPDFIVSQAQDMYRELSAETGEFFDFMIEHELLDLNAKPGKNSGGYCTYIPDYKSPFIFSNFNGTSGDIDVLTHEAGHAFQVYRSRWIQSPEVVWPTYETCEIHSMSMEFMTWPWMDRFFKEQVDKYKFTHLASALLFLPYGVLVDHFQHEVYEHPEMTPAERKATWKKLQDLYLPDRDYSESEALNRGIFWYRQGHIFASPFYYIDYTLAQVCALQFWKRTQVDHDENAWEDYIRICDLGGTKSFLQVVEAANLQSPFKEGALESTAKAAADWLVAVKDTDL from the coding sequence ATGAAATTTTCAGACTATACCTACATACGTCTTGATTATACAGCGATTAAAGCGCAATTTTCTGACCTAACAGAACAGTTAGCTCAAGCTAGTGATTTGGAAACGACTCGCACACTTGTGATAGCTACTACAAAATTGCTCAACTTAATCGATACCCAGTACAATCTTTGGATGATCCGTCATACCATTGACATGAACGATGAGTTTTACAACGAAGAAACTAAATTTTGGAACGAGTATTATCCTTTATTTGAAGAATTGACAACCAACTACTATCGTGTCATTGTCCAAACACCGTACAAGGTTGAATTGGCAGATATTTTACCTGAAACTTTCTTCATGCAGGCAGAGAACAAGCTCAAGACTTTCTCATCTGATGTGATTCCCTTGTTCCAAAAGGAAAACGAATTGACCGATGAATACAGTAAATTGATTGCTGGTGCAGAGATCGATTTCCAAGGTCAGACCTACAACCTGGCCCAAATGGGGCCATTCGGTCAATCAACCGACCGTGATGTCCGCAAGGCTGCTTCTGCTGCTACAACCGCTTTCTTTGAAAGCAAGGAAGCTGATTTCGACCGCGTTTACGATGAATTAGTCAAAGTCCGCACGGAAATTGCCCACAAACTTGGCTTCAAGGACTATGTGGAATACGGCTACCTCAAGATGAACCGTTTTGATTACAATCGTGATATGGTCAAGGTTTACCGTGAAGAAATCCTCAAACATATCGTACCGATTGTGCAAGATCTTCGTCAACGCCAAGCCAATCGATTGCAGGTGCCAAGCCTCAAACACTACGACCTCAACCTTGAGTTCTTGGACGGAAATGCTGTTCCTCAGGGTGACCCTGACTTTATCGTCAGCCAAGCCCAAGACATGTACCGCGAATTATCCGCAGAAACAGGCGAATTCTTTGATTTCATGATTGAGCATGAACTCTTGGACTTGAACGCAAAACCAGGCAAAAACAGCGGTGGCTACTGTACCTATATCCCTGACTACAAGAGCCCATTCATCTTCTCTAACTTCAACGGAACAAGCGGTGATATTGATGTTTTGACCCACGAAGCAGGTCACGCTTTCCAAGTCTATCGTTCCCGTTGGATCCAAAGTCCAGAAGTTGTCTGGCCGACCTATGAAACCTGTGAAATCCACTCTATGTCTATGGAATTTATGACCTGGCCGTGGATGGACCGTTTCTTCAAGGAACAAGTCGATAAATATAAATTTACCCACTTGGCAAGCGCCCTGCTCTTCTTGCCTTACGGTGTCTTGGTGGACCACTTCCAGCACGAAGTCTATGAACATCCCGAAATGACACCAGCAGAACGTAAGGCGACTTGGAAAAAACTCCAAGACCTCTACTTGCCAGACCGTGATTATTCTGAGTCAGAAGCCCTCAACCGTGGTATCTTCTGGTACCGTCAAGGGCACATCTTTGCTAGCCCATTCTACTATATTGACTACACCTTGGCCCAAGTCTGTGCCCTACAATTCTGGAAACGTACGCAGGTAGATCACGATGAAAATGCTTGGGAAGACTACATCCGCATCTGTGATTTGGGCGGCACCAAGTCCTTCTTGCAAGTGGTTGAAGCCGCAAACCTCCAATCACCGTTCAAAGAAGGTGCCCTTGAAAGCACAGCCAAAGCTGCCGCTGATTGGTTAGTTGCAGTTAAGGATACCGACTTATAA